TACTTGTCCGCGTCCGCGTGCGGCTCGTCGCGGGTGTTGATGATCCCCCGCTTCAGCGTCGTCTCCAGGCCGACCTCGACCTCGATGTAGTCCGAGCGCTGCGACAGCTGGAAGCCGGCCTCCTCGCCCTGCGGGCCGATGCCCACCCGGCCCGAGCCGGTGACCACCTGCCGCGACACGAAGAACGGCGTCAGCCCCGCGATCACCGAGGTGAACGGCGTCGACCGGGCCATCAGGTAGTTCTCGTGGGTGCCGTAGCTGGCGCCCTTGCCGTCCACGTTGTTCTTGTACAGCTGCAGCACCGGCTGCCCGGGCACGGTGGCCGCCCGCATCGCGGCCTCCTCCATCACCCGCTCGCCCGCCTTGTCCCAGATGACCCCGTCCCGCGGGTTGGTCACCTCGGGCGCCGAGTACTCCGGGTGCGCGTGGTCGACGTAGAGCCGGGCGCCGTTGGTCAGGATGACGTTGGCCGCGCCGAGGTCCTCCACGTCCGGGTCGTGCCCCGGCCCGCCGGGCCCTGCCAGGTCGAACCCACGGGCGTCGCGCAGCGGCGACTCCACCTCGTAGTCCCACCGCGCGCGGCGCGCCCGCGGGATGTCCGCCGCCGCCGCGTAGGCCAGCACGACCTGCGTCGATGTCAGTACCGGGTTGGCCGTCGCGTCGCCCGGCACGGCGATGCCGTACTCGACTTCGGTTCCCATGATCCGCCGCATGTCCCAAGCCTACGGGTCGCGGGCGGCAACGGTGAGTGGGCCACCGGTTGCGACCAGGTAAAGCACCTGGTTCTGCCATGCTGTCGGGGATGGTGAGCAGTGCTGAGGAAATGGTCGCCCACTACGACGCCGCGGGCGCGGTCGTGGGCCGGGTGCGCCGCGCCGACATGCGCGAACAGGGGCTCTGGCACGCCGCGACGCTGGTGCTGGTGCGCTCCGGGGACGGCTCCCGCGTGTACGTGCACCGGCGCTCGCCGGACAAGGACGTCTTCCCCGGGCTGCACGACTGCTGGGCGGGTGGCGTGGTCGCCGCGGGCGAAACCCCCGCCGAGGGTGCGGAACGGGAGCTCGCCGAGGAACTGGGCGTGCGCGGCGTGCCCCTGCGACCCCTGTTCACGTTCACGTTCGACCAGCCGCCGCTGCGCTGCCACTACTTCGCCTACGAGACCCGGTGGGACGGACCGGTCGTCCACCAGCCGGAGGAAATCGTCTCCGGCCGGTGGATGTCCCTGGACGAGCTGCGGGCCTTCGCAGACGACCCGGAAAGCCCTTTCGTGCCCGACGGCAGGCACGCGATCCGCGAGTGGTTCCGCCGCGGGTAGCGCTTTCCGGGCCCGGCGTCAGCTCCGCGGCAGCTTCCCGGCGGCCAGCGACGCCAGGCCCTTCACCGCTTCCGCGGCCCGGTTCTGCGTGCTCGCGGTGACCTGCAGGCCGGACAGCACGTGCCCGCCGGCCAGCAGCAACGTGCAGGTGGTGCCGTCACACCAGGCGCGCGCGGCCTCCGCGCCCGCCGGGCGGGTGACCGTCAGCGCCGTACCGTCGCAGTCGACCTGCGCCAGCACCTCGGCCGCGGTGCGGTCGAGGTAGCCGGTGACCTGCTGCGTCAGCGAGGAACCGCTGTTGTAGAGCCAGGTCGAGCCACGCGGGTCCCCGGCGGGCACGGCGTCGAAGCAGGATCCGTTGGCAGCGCGGGCCGCCGCCTCCCGCACACCCTCCCCCGACAGGTCGCTCTTGGTGAGCACCGCCGCCGCCACGTCCTCGGCGATGTGGTTCACCGGGGTGTTCGCCGCCGCCTGGCCGACCGAGACGCTCGGCGAGGCCGACGGCGTCATCACCGGCGTCGTCGTCCCGTCCGCCGGCTTGTCGTAGTAGGTCTCCAGGTCGTTCGGGCGATCCGCGCACCCGGTGAGCCCGGTCAGCACGACCGCGGCCAGGACCACCATCCCTCCATGACGCACGGTGACGTTCCCTTCAGTATGCGTTGTGGGCGCTGAGATTAGTCGAAGCCTTCACTGCCACTGCAGCGAGGATCGCCGATCCCAGTACCGTTCCGGCGGCTCGGCCAGCGGCCGCAGCGCCGCCAGTTCGCCCCGTGGCAGGTCGACGCCGTTGGCAGCGAGGTTGGCGGCCAGCTGCTGCGGACTGGACGGGCCGATGAGGACCGTGTCCGCCCACGGCTGGGCCAGCACCGCGGCGATCGCGACGGCGTCCGCGCCGACTCCGTAGCGTCGCGCCAGGCGGGTGATCGCGGGCGGCGGGTTGACCACCAGCCTGCCGTTGGCGAGGGTTTCCTTGACCAGCACCAGGTTCCCGGCCGCGTGCGCCTCCGCGAGCGCGGGACCCGCCGACGGTTCGAGCAGGTTCCAGGTCGACTGCACGGCCGAGAACACCGGCCGCCCGGCCACTTCCAGCTCGAACGCCCGCCGGATCACCTCGGCCTGCCGCGGCCCGGACGTGGAGAACCCGACGCGCACGCCGTCGTCGCTGAGCGCCGCCAGCGCCCGCTGCAGCGCCTCGTCGGTGAACAGCGGGCTGTCCACGGTGAGCGAGTGCACCTGGTAGAGGTTGATGGCGTTGCCGA
The window above is part of the Amycolatopsis thermoflava N1165 genome. Proteins encoded here:
- a CDS encoding NUDIX hydrolase is translated as MVSSAEEMVAHYDAAGAVVGRVRRADMREQGLWHAATLVLVRSGDGSRVYVHRRSPDKDVFPGLHDCWAGGVVAAGETPAEGAERELAEELGVRGVPLRPLFTFTFDQPPLRCHYFAYETRWDGPVVHQPEEIVSGRWMSLDELRAFADDPESPFVPDGRHAIREWFRRG
- a CDS encoding aldo/keto reductase: MARSAGTPENPHGKDSPLRIGLGLAALGRPAYINLGRSSELPVRRDVRTMREATFAVLDAAYAAGVRWIDVARSYGRAEEFLAGWLAERGHGDLTVSSKWGYTYVGGWRMDATMHEVKEHSAGVFSRQWTESRSLLGNAINLYQVHSLTVDSPLFTDEALQRALAALSDDGVRVGFSTSGPRQAEVIRRAFELEVAGRPVFSAVQSTWNLLEPSAGPALAEAHAAGNLVLVKETLANGRLVVNPPPAITRLARRYGVGADAVAIAAVLAQPWADTVLIGPSSPQQLAANLAANGVDLPRGELAALRPLAEPPERYWDRRSSLQWQ